A stretch of the Deltaproteobacteria bacterium genome encodes the following:
- a CDS encoding diguanylate cyclase, whose protein sequence is MRHRLSIPIKVLFVAGVSYCITLLLLTAVALHFNLNLRTPVMGVKLWFVFWAIELLISVSVATIATYYFLDRPLVKLTQTMAEAGEGDFLIRAPVDNEDELGHLAHSFNRMLARLTDLQARKIEVEQSLIITQEELKYKKRLEEKGRLIEKTNRLLENLVKDLSSLYEIGQGINQTIDLDQLYQVVTHVLKQQLRIENFSLMTWDEKHHLLRIRAAFGFADMKHVMELTLKNKEGVAGEVMHSGKTIYVGDVTTSMRFTKRNAALIGSILSIPLKYKGETLGVANFGRTRTHAFSGADVKMLTLVTNQIALSIANARLYTQTRELSVTDELTGVFNRRHFGQVVQLEWKRAARFKRDLSLLMIDVDYFKRYNDTHGHPEGDIILKKLGELLNVNLREVDTVARFGGEEFIILLPDTDKRGAIAVAEKLRHLVQEKINPITISVGVASYPDDVREVDDLIDHADIALYDAKDKGRNQVHTYMSFKESPAMPTAGEEKKEPSSKTRLVH, encoded by the coding sequence ATGAGGCACCGACTTTCCATTCCGATCAAAGTCCTTTTTGTCGCGGGCGTGAGTTATTGCATCACACTGCTTTTGCTTACGGCGGTGGCGCTTCATTTTAATCTTAACTTGAGAACGCCCGTGATGGGTGTCAAACTTTGGTTTGTTTTTTGGGCCATTGAACTGCTTATTTCCGTGAGTGTTGCCACAATCGCCACTTATTATTTTCTCGATCGCCCTCTGGTAAAACTCACACAGACTATGGCCGAGGCCGGTGAGGGAGATTTTCTGATTCGTGCGCCGGTGGATAATGAAGATGAGTTGGGACATTTGGCTCACAGTTTCAACCGGATGCTGGCCAGACTCACCGATCTGCAAGCCAGAAAAATTGAAGTGGAACAATCGCTCATCATCACGCAGGAAGAATTGAAATATAAAAAAAGACTCGAAGAAAAAGGGCGGCTCATTGAAAAGACAAACCGTCTTTTGGAAAATCTGGTGAAGGACCTTTCCTCTCTTTACGAAATTGGACAAGGAATTAATCAAACCATCGATCTGGATCAACTTTATCAAGTCGTCACCCATGTTTTAAAACAACAACTTCGCATCGAAAATTTTTCCCTGATGACGTGGGATGAAAAACATCATCTCCTGAGGATCAGGGCGGCGTTTGGTTTTGCCGACATGAAGCACGTGATGGAACTCACGTTGAAAAACAAGGAAGGGGTTGCGGGCGAAGTGATGCACTCCGGAAAAACAATTTATGTGGGTGATGTCACCACTTCAATGAGATTTACAAAAAGAAATGCCGCTTTGATAGGATCCATTTTGTCTATTCCTTTAAAATACAAAGGAGAAACGCTGGGGGTTGCCAATTTTGGTCGCACGCGCACGCATGCTTTCAGTGGCGCGGACGTAAAAATGCTGACCCTTGTGACAAATCAGATTGCGCTGTCGATTGCCAACGCCCGTCTCTATACGCAGACTCGCGAACTTTCCGTGACCGATGAACTGACCGGTGTTTTTAACCGCAGGCATTTCGGACAGGTTGTACAGTTGGAATGGAAAAGAGCGGCGCGTTTCAAACGGGACTTGTCTCTTTTAATGATCGACGTGGATTATTTCAAACGTTATAACGACACGCACGGGCATCCCGAGGGAGATATCATTTTGAAAAAATTAGGCGAACTTCTCAACGTTAACTTACGCGAAGTAGATACGGTGGCGCGTTTTGGCGGCGAAGAATTTATTATTTTACTTCCCGACACAGACAAACGCGGAGCAATTGCCGTGGCGGAAAAATTGCGTCATCTTGTTCAGGAAAAAATCAACCCGATCACAATCAGCGTGGGTGTCGCCTCCTATCCCGATGATGTGCGGGAGGTGGATGATTTGATCGACCACGCCGACATCGCCCTCTACGACGCGAAAGAC